In Pseudomonas sp. MTM4, one genomic interval encodes:
- a CDS encoding ATP-dependent zinc protease, which produces MSRVLFLAGLLALPAFAAEPTLYGRYEHIKIEEIGKTLPAKMDTGAMTASLSARDIEQFQRDGEDWVRFRLAVDGADDTIYEQPLIGISQIKTRAEEGVEVDPDSEPPRAERPVIGMQLCIGDQLREAEVNLTDRTHFSYPLLIGAQTIRDLNAAIDPADKYTAGRPTC; this is translated from the coding sequence TTGTCTCGCGTTCTTTTCCTTGCAGGTCTGTTGGCGCTTCCGGCGTTCGCGGCCGAACCCACTCTTTATGGGCGTTACGAACACATCAAGATCGAAGAAATCGGCAAGACCCTGCCAGCCAAGATGGACACTGGGGCTATGACCGCATCGCTGTCAGCGCGTGACATCGAGCAGTTCCAGCGTGACGGTGAGGACTGGGTGCGCTTCCGTCTGGCCGTCGATGGCGCTGATGACACCATTTATGAACAGCCGCTGATTGGCATCAGTCAGATCAAAACCCGCGCCGAAGAGGGCGTTGAGGTCGATCCGGATAGCGAGCCGCCACGGGCGGAGCGGCCGGTTATCGGCATGCAGCTGTGCATCGGCGACCAGCTACGCGAGGCTGAGGTGAATCTCACCGATCGTACCCACTTCAGTTATCCGCTACTGATCGGCGCCCAAACCATCCGCGACCTGAACGCCGCGATCGATCCGGCCGATAAGTACACGGCAGGGCGACCGACCTGCTAA